From the Oryza glaberrima chromosome 5, OglaRS2, whole genome shotgun sequence genome, one window contains:
- the LOC127774058 gene encoding uncharacterized protein LOC127774058 — MAAAVTAPPYAAGAPRRRLLAARPLGRGAALALAPAARTSSSSVTGPRHGSWEDVARRRSGRTEVASVDDDEACELVSGADLVIGGDVDEGDGVRAYLLKAVKNNNGTGVLLLSDVFGFEDSATRDFAYRVACHGYNVLVPDLFRGSPWKKAEKDGFDAWLAGHAPERVSGDIDACTNWLVDEFTAAGVSRKLGIIGFCYGGGRLVETLARDGGGGGGAYSAGVCFYGSRMDASLAPRLAAPVLFVCGDGDPLCGVETVRALEARARGARAAVYAGRGHGFAHRPQSLEDDGDAEDAFALMRGWLHDHLLA; from the exons ATGGCGGCCGCGGTCACCGCGCCACCGTACGCGGCgggggcgccgcgccgccggcttctcGCCGCTCGTCCGCTGGGCCGCGGCGCtgcgctcgcgctcgcgccgGCCGCACGCACGTCGTCGTCCTCTGTGACG GGACCTCGCCACGGCAGCTGGGAGGACGTCGCCAGGCGCCGCAGCGGCCGGACCGAGGTGgcgagcgtcgacgacgacgaggcgtgcGAGCTGGTGAGCGGCGCGGACCTCGTCATCGGTGGCGACGTCGACGAGGGCGACGGCGTCCGCGCCTACCTCCTCAAGGCCGTCAAGAACAACAACGGCACCGGCGTGCTCCTCCTCTCCGACGTCTTCGGCTTCGAGGACTCCGCCACCCGGGACTTCGCCTACCGCGTCGCGTGCCACGGCTACAA TGTTCTTGTGCCGGACTTGTTCCGGGGGAGCCCGTGGAAGAAGGCGGAGAAGGACGGCTTCGACGCGTGGCTCGCCGGGCACGCGCCGGAGCGGGTGTCGGGCGACATCGACGCGTGCACGAACTGGCTGGTGGACGAGTTCACGGCGGCGGGGGTGTCGAGGAAGCTCGGGATAATCGGGTTCTGCTACGGGGGCGGCCGGCTGGTGGAGACGCtggcgcgcgacggcggcggcggcggcggcgcctacaGCGCGGGGGTCTGCTTCTACGGGTCCCGGATGGACGCGTCGCTGGCGCCGCGGCTCGCCGCGCCCGTGCTGTTCgtgtgcggcgacggcgacccgcTGTGCGGGGTGGAGACGGTGCGGGCGCTGGAGGCACGCGCGAGGGGCGCCAGGGCCGCCGTGTACGCCGGCAGGGGGCACGGGTTCGCGCACCGGCCGCAGTCGctggaggacgacggcgacgccgaggacGCGTTCGCGCTGATGCGGGGGTGGCTGCACGACCACCTGCTCGCCTGA